The following DNA comes from Watersipora subatra chromosome 8, tzWatSuba1.1, whole genome shotgun sequence.
GCCTAGTCAATGTGATGgcctacaaaaaataatatttttaataaaaagttaatcTTGTTTGAaagataattaaaatgttatCTACATTAATTGTCATGAGTCATGACGTAAAATGGCCATTTCAAAAAAGGAGTGCTACAGTATAAATACCTAAATGtattttcatttatattatattgcatGTATCGGGATCAATATTGATCAACATAAACaaaattaactaaaaaaacTATGCAGGTCAATATTCAGtattgcaaaatatattttaaatgtttcagAGAAGCACAGGAAAACCTTTATTATATCACCAAAGCCCAACTGATCTCCAaagcagtttatttttctaaGGCTTAAGTCTTAGGAGgaagctaaaattaaaaactatttatatgGAGTTCGCAAAAAAAGAGTTTTTACTAACCAATTAAAATAAGTCACTTAAATACAAAATCTAATATGATGATAGTTGGTGACTGGCTACTAAAACCTAAGACTGTAACATTTGTCTAAGCTCAATTCAGAGTCGGGCATTTTCAACCATTTTAGAGTTGGCAAATGTAGGAAAGATGCATAGATCAATGACTGAAAAGCTTGCTGAAGAAATAGTGAAGAGAGATCAAGGTATTATGTTTGTTAGTAAAAAAAGAGGTCAATGTGTGGTACATTTAATAGTGAAGAGATATAAAGGTAGTACAATTACAGCTAAAGAGATATCAAGGTGGTATGTTTATTAGTGAAGAGATGTCAAGGTGGTATGTTTATTAGTGAACAGGTATCAAGGTGATATGTGTATTAGTGAGGAGATATCAATGTGGTATGTTTATTAGTGAAGAGATATCAAGGTGGTATATTTATTAGTGAAGAGATTTCAAGGTGGTATGTTTATTAGGGAAGAGATATCAATGTGCTATGTTTATTAGTGAAGAGATATCAAGGtggtatgtttattagtaaaGAGATATCAAGGTGGTATGTTTATTAGTGAAGAGATGTCAACGTGGTATGTTTATTAGTGAAGAGATATCAAAGTGGTATGTTTATTAGTGAAGAGATATCAAGGTGGTATGTTTATTAGCGAAGAGATATCAAGGtggtatgtttattagtaaaGAGATGTCAAGGTTGTATGTTTATTAGTGAAGAGATATCGAGGTGGTATGTTTATTAGTGAAGAGATATCAATGTGGTGTGTTTATTAGTGAAGAGATATCAAGGTGGTATGTTTATTAGTGAAGAGATGTCAAGGTGGTATGTTTATTAGTGAAGAGATGTCAAGGTGGTATGTTTATTAGTGAGGAGATATCAAAGTAGTATGTTGACTGTGAATGAGCTATTAGCTTGTTTCAATGTATGGATGTATGTAAGTCCTCAAagtgatattttatttttttttaaattaggtgAACACAACTAACTTGGTTCTGACAAACTGTAGTAGGTAATACTTTTCAAGCCAAAAAATATGAAGTTCATAATAGCTAACAGAAAATAATGGTTTAAATTGTCTTAACCAGACGCACGGTACTTTCCTGaaaattttcagattttttgtcttaattgtattaaaaaagttatttgtagtatATCTGGCATTTGAAAGGGTACCCAGATTTACATGTGAGTTTTTTGCTTAAGAAAAGTTTAAATATGTTGGACAGCACTCCGTAGCTAAAAATCACAAGTTTTGACTCACTGCTTATTTCCAAACAAATTTATCGAGTATGTGGAATTTTAGCATCACAAATAATACGTTCACAATTTAACATAGTCCacagttttgtatttttatggTACAAACAGAACTTGACtgtattaaatttttaatcaaaCTAGTTGAACTGTGATACGTACTAGAACTCAGGCACATGCTGATTATGgtgtttaaaaaaaagttagCTTTTTCTGACTAAATATTAGCAAGCAGGAACCAGTGTATTTTATTGATCTCTCTTCATTACTTTTCCTTAAAGAACAAATTTATGTTCGGACATTTGCTGCCAAGTGaaaataaagttaaaaagtttttatctgtgaatttgatttttttgataTGTTGAATAATTACAGTTGACTAATTACAATACGATAATGCCTATGCTAGCTACGCCAAAGCAGTTTCTGTGCCCCGTTACTAAAGGTAGTTTTTATCTTTTGTAAAAGTAAGCTACTGTTAATCAAAGTAAACTTTAATGTTTTCACGATATCACTCTAGTTTATGGCAACAGCCTTCCTTCTTCATTTTAGTAACCTAATTTTGAATGTAGCAGTTAGATTTCTCTGGTAAGCATTGTCTGTGTGTCATTATATTGAGTCAGATTAACTAACACATTGTGTATAGCTCAATTTGTAACATTAAATTAGAAAAACCAATTAAAAGATACATGTAAGTTAATTACAAAGCTGaaaattttctctttttaaattgtcCAATACTACTCGTACAGACTATGTTTTGTAATTCTTATAGAGCTAAAGAAAACCAATGACAACATAGAGCAGCTAGAGTTAAGCCAGACATCACTACTTCAACCGATGGATCAACAGAATACTGGTAAGTCTGATATTTCAGTTCTAAGTACAATTTTACTTTTCTAGAGAATATCAGTAGAGAGACTTGATGCCAATAGTTTCAACACTGCAACTTTACCATTACTGAGGGGTATTCTTTGCTTTACATAGGTGAAATATTGTAATACATCGCTGAAAGCAATTgattgataattttttttactttgagTTGATAGCGTATTACTAATATCACTTTTAACATTCGAACTGTATTTGTGTAATTCATTTTAGCGTCTATTTCACTTAGTGGTTTTCAGTCTCTAATGCACATGACCATTCATTTCACCTGCTTTTCAGCCTCTCTTCAACCTTTATTTAGCAAGGACTAACCTGTGATTCACATGATTTTCTGACTCTATTTTACACAGCTACCAACCTTCATTTTTTATAGTTGTCAGTCTTTATTTCACctagttttcatttttcattttatatggTCCTCAGCCTCTTTTTACATATGTTCTAGCTTAGGTTTCACATAACTTTTCACCTCTATTGCAGAGTTTTTGAAGCCTCTGTTTTTCAGCTTCTATTGTGATGGTTTATAGCATCTATTTTACATGGATTGTGGTAACTTTTATGAGtaaaatgaattgaaaaaatgaataaaccTCAAAATTGAATGCAGTGTTGAGCTGTGCTATAACTTACATCACAAGAGCAGTCATAAACAAAGCATCCTCCTAAAGCCAAATAAACGCTAAACATCATATAGACTAAAGTTTTACAGAACAAAGTCATGGCAAAAGGTGTCTTATCAACCCAAAGTGCAAAAACTTGCATGAAAAATATAGAATGACGGAACGACAATGCgggatattatgtaaatatctgAGGCTTCCTAGTGATTAGTCGGTAATAAGGGACTGGCTTTCATGGAGAGCCAGGGCTTtgaaaagctagcttttcaCAGAAAAGCCGAGGGACTAACAGGTCTCGCTATATAAGCAGGCGTTAAACAGATGCTTGGCAGACGGCTCAGTGGAGAGCAAGTGAGCTGATCATCTGTATTGCCGTGCTTCTACTGACAAGCAAATTGCCTTGTGGAGATGAGGACTTGAGAGTCCATTGGGTAGCAGTGAGGCTGCTGACTTGGTTTGCCTTTGGGTTGGCAGTAGGGACTGCCGTGAGATCATGTAGATCGTGTATCGCCGTGGTGGTGAAAGCTGGTGGCAAAGGGGAGGTCGGTGTGTCATCGTAGCAGCTTTGTTTTGGGCAGCAATATCTTCGTTATATTGTCAACAGACAATGAAGTTTTCAATGAACTATTTTTTCAATGGCTTATTGGtgaaatagttttttaaaataattttacatttttgaatcACATTGAGTAGCTGACTACGTacagcacaggtgtcaaactCACCGCCCGCAGGCCACATCTGGCCCCTTTAGTCTTATCATTTTAGAAAaatcattttacattattgCTATCCAGCGTTGACAGCCCGTATTTGCAAAAGCGGTTGGGCGCCTGAGACGCCCCAACTtctcaatgatttttttgtGGCTAAGTACCAATAATTGCAGTCTAAGcgcattcacttggaatttccaacaactagcGACTAACAATACGGCactagttgctagtaaattagcGTAAATTAGTTCACTGCTCGCTTCATCGCTCTTAGCTCATCGCTCTACTTCTTCGCTAGTCTATAGCAACTAGCGACAAagtggagaggctcactaatGTAGTAATAGTTTCGCCTGCCACAAATGCAGTGAGTGAGTGATCCTTTTCTACATTGAAGTGAATCAAAACATTGATGAGGAGCACCATGGGGCAGGCTGTctaaataatcatctaatattatacatatataaagatgttgaaatagatacagaatcagttgtgaaagatttctgccatggacacattgacagaataagagttattgcaataaagaagtgataacttttgttctgtcaatgtccttTACAGAAATTTGTAGTGTCATGAGTGTTATATTgctcgttgaataaagaaacagttttgcctaccatgaaccataaacaatatatttatgtagattttgatgcttacaattgattgcatttatgcatactttgagggttttTGATGCTTAAAACTTCTATAGCAGTTAGCCTGATGAGCGCTGCTGTCTATTCTGAGAATCTCCACAACACAGGACATTACACTGAACGTAAATAAATTTGTTTCGGTCAGATCATATAATCAGATCAAAATCATAAGAGCAACGAAAACTGAATGATTTAAATTGTTATTGCTGAACAGCACACATTTTATGCATATTGCCATGTTTTTAGCGTGTTCATATTTCTAACTTGTATAATTTTGATAGGAAATATTTTAAAGgagtttaaatttatttttatatacattgacATAAGAGCAAagaaattggaattttttttaacaagatattttataaaaagcaaaatataaatagagTTAGTTTAAAggtgacttgcaacaaaatttacattacagttatctggTATTACAGTTATCTGGTATCAAGAGATTCACCTTGTCTTAGTCTGCTGTGTCGTAGGTccaaaatatgtggaagtgtgattacaagcttgcAGATGCTCTTAAAAGCACAAAAACGAACAGCTGATCGCAGCAATCATGAAAACGGCCATAAGTGTTGCACACAATTTGTTTCTGTTTACTCATTAATGAAACCTTggtcgtcaaaatatttttcacaaatatacttctcgtattcaatgaaaccatgtttattgtccttatgcatctatttcattatcattttaATGCCGTCACTTTGAGCaagatatttcaaaacctagcctaaaaatcagtttagtTTTTTAACCTTTGCTCAAGgtggtgcatatcatcctctaagaAACATGAAGATCATGtaggtcacctgtgatagtcgacaaatgctgcagaaattgttcgcatCATATAGcaggaaatatgggtcacaggatcagattacgactagatgattagattgagctgaaacgaaactttcaagtagtgagcatctatatttgataggggCTTCTTGGTAGagcctgaagtgtttgtcataaactagtgctatacgagatgttttatattgagcctttaatTGGCATTTGATTTTATTACGTGATAACattacgtgtcaaaacaataaccctGTCGAGTTGAATACTTCATCAAAATATGGGATTCCGGCATACAACCActttttaaccattcattttttagcttttaggagcttgtgatcaaatttctacatattttgaacctgcaACATGGCAGAGTAAGACAAGATGAATTTtaagataccaaataactgttatataaattttgttgcaagtcaacctttacggtttaagtttgtttcagaataaTATTCCCGTCTGTTTTTATTCGtatttatgttccaaaaacattcagttttagtgtgttaaataaatgtttatcctTTTCAGCCCATGACCTAGAGtatgttttgaattttggccccttttacaattgagtttgacacccctgacGTACAGTGATACACAGAATGACACTTACATAAATTTTGTTTATACCATCATTGAAACTAAGGATTTAGTCATCATGAAATAGATCAAAACACAATACTAATGGATTTTTTTCTCAATGTACATACATTTTTAGCATGTAGACTGTTATATTGCTGTTGTAGAAATGAAGCAAGCCAAACAGAGAATAGCAGTTTTGGAATCTTGTGTAGAAATACAGAGTCAAACAATGAACCAACAGATCACAGGTAAAGCTTACCTCTATCTGTAATAAGTTGGCTTGAGATATGGTTTCTAAGTATTTTATTTCAGTTAGGTGTGAATGGGCATGTTGTGGTGTTTCTAAACAGGTAGTTGCAACATTATCATATTTCtatgaatataaaaaactaataaGAAGTTTCACATTCTTAGATAACTTTTAAGCCGTAACCCTAAAGTGACCTCAAAATTGGCTAGTAAATCAGTAAAAGCTTTAGTACACATCATGAAGGGCTCTTGCAATCGGAAGTTCATTATTACTTTTGCAGTTCAACAGTTGGTTCCACTCTTAACAACTTACTGTTATCTAATAATACTGTTATGGGTCACTCAGAGCAATTCTATCTATTCTACCTGAATATCTGAAAATAGATATAACTGGCATAATTAAAACAGAGTTTCATAATATGTTGAGTAAATAAGGATGTGTTGTAATAATTGTTGGTTGTTCAACACTTGCTGCATTTTGGTTTTTGAAAGATTTTGGTGCATGCCTTTTAATACCTTTGgtatattttgttaaaacaaGTTCGGATAAACACACTTGATCAAAAAATGATGAGTTTGACTTATAGCTGTTTAAAAGTGTCGAGAGGTCAGATAGCTCCCTCAATTTATTGCTAAAAAATGTCATAGTTATCTGTTACCCAAAATTGTGCAAAgcttataaatattaatcagtGAATTGGGACTAACGTCAAGAAGTcagttttaaatatatttaaccaCAAAGAAGCTGTGCAAAAGGATTATAAAATGGGATGTATTAAAAGCAATGTACAATCACACTATAGAGTTATTTTATTGACTGAAGATAACAATGGTAGTAAAATTAAGCCAAAAGATATGCAAAAGACCTAATCTATATAAGATGGTTTTTGTATTTGGTAGGCAGTTGTTGAAGTGTTCTTTAGTTTTATGCAAAATGCTATACATAAAAACTTGTTCTTTGAAGTCTTATGAGAATATTATGCCACGTGAATTATTGCGTTAGAAACCTGCCAGAAAAGCACTGCAAAGAGCAAGCCGGGCTCACTAACATTTAGTCTGCTGAATAAGCCATCACTAGCTATCCAGTATCACCTATACACTCGGTCAATCAGTCAATTGAGAATAGGATGAAGCCTACCAAAAAAACAAAGATATATAAAAGCACACATTGAGTCACGAATACACACTAGCAATGCTGTTTTTCACACTtgtttatgttataatatttttgttttcaaatatacGTAGCATGAGATTGCTATAACTTCTTATTGTTGCAAGCGCTTTTAAAGTTAGTGACAATAAGTGCCGTGCCTGAACTTTCAACCAGAACGAGACATATACTGACTGAATATAGGTTcaattacatttgttttttactttcTTCAATGTAGTGTATCAGGGTCATAAGCATGCCACCTGAATCATACtgtcaacaattgcaataatgtggcaatatgtttgtttcttgGTGCTGTTGTCTTTGCACCTGAAATCGTCACTATGGTGAATCATTGATGacttgcatacacatatatattgcttgtaatgtaaaaataaaacagtcttaAATTAGCCAGCCACCAGAAGTCTTGATACACTAAATTGGCGACGAGGATGCCGGATAATAAAGCCATGGCTAATTTGCCAGAATTTGACAACTCTACGAGTGTTGAGTCATATTTGGAGCGGTTGGAGATATATTTTGCTGTGAACAAGGTTACGGGAGACTCTCGTCAGCACATGCTGCTCATGGGCTTAAAAGGCTATCAATACGATACAATACGAGATCTGGCAGCCCCACAGAAGCCTAAGGATTTGACATACAGTGGCCTAGTTGACCTTGTATGCAAGCACTTTGGTACGTCAAAGCACTGGCTGGTGGAACGACTTTCATTCAGAGAGATGAGACAGAATTCGGGTGAGAATCTCAATGAATATGTCAGCCGCTTGAAAAGGACAGCTCGCCAATGTGAGTTTGCCAGTAGTCTGGACGTCAACCTAGTGGAACAATTTCTACGTGGCATGCGGGACACAATGCTGAGGTCAAAGCTGATCGCACTTGAGGAATCAAAGCTAACTGATATTAGTGTGTTATTGCAAGAAGCAAATGCCAAGGTCGCTATAGAGCAGATTACACTTCCAGATGTGAAATCTGAAATGAATGCAGTCAAGAGGAATTGTTTCAGCAAGGGACAAGCAATCTGTGGTGATTGTGGTTTAGAGCAACGGATTAACCACAAGTGCCCAGCAAAAGGGCTCGCATGTTTTAAATGTGGGGGCAACAGTCATTTAGCAAAAGCCCCTGCCTGCCCAAAGAATAACATCAGAGCTGTTGAGAAGGCACAGAAATTATTTGACTACGAGGACGACGATTCCCTGTTTTAAGTCAGTCAGCTTAGCCAGTAAATCTACTAGTCAGTTAGCCAGTCAGCACTGTTTGCTCAATTTTGAAATGTGACGTTATTCAGCCATTCACTGTGTGTGATGTCTCTCTGCTATCTACTGTGTGTAGTGCTTCTAGTTTAGTCCAGCCAGAATTTGAGTTAGTACTGTGTGAACTTCTCAACCGATCTTGCATTTGTTTCATGTGAATATTTCTGTTTTTGGAAGAAAAGGAaggaatatgtttatatgtttattgaATTGTCAAAGATTGTCATATCCTCTTTTGTAGCTTATGTACCTTATTACGTATGGTGAATCATTGATGacttgcatacacatatatattgcttgtaatgtaaaaataaaacagtcttaAATTAGCCAGCCACCAGAAGTCTTGATACACTAAATTCAAGACCGCTACAGACAATGGTTTTTTGCTTTGACATATCCTCTCATTATTCTTATACTGAAATCTTAAGAGTTTAATCTCTTTAGCTCATTCAATTGTGTTTTACTTAGTTATTATTTTGTAGGTTTGACAGCTGTGCAGTATGATATCGAGCAACTTAAACAAGCGCAGAGAGGGATGCTAAAATCAATAAACAAAATGGATGAGTTTAACAGGCAATGCTTTTCTACAGACAATAGTGGAGATCAAGAACATGAGCCTCAATATTCTTAAATTTAAGTTGTTTTGTCCAAAAAAAAATGAGATTTCAAGTATAAATTTCAGCAAAGAACTTTGATTTTTTGTATTTCAGCTTTTGCAACAAACCATTTTTTTACACAAATCTAAAATGACTTGTAAACCACATTCTATCATATAGCTCGCAAAACATTCGTATTAGTTTCAACTTATTAACTAGGTATGTAAGTTTTCCCTCACCAAAGTAAACACTCTACTAATATTGATTGCATTTCTACATGGTactatgagatgtaatggtaaaTTATAACATTGGTTATCTGTTACTACATGTATCTAGTTCTTCCTCACCACTTATCTCCCAGATCCTTCACAGACTTTACGTGTCATATTGTGTGATACTTCTATTAGGAGTTCAAGTTTGTGAAGTTATGTGCTTGTTTTATTAAACTTCTAAATAACTGGATGCTGTGTCAGATATTACTATAGCACATGTTATTAGAATAtcatatacacatgtactttAAATTGCGAGTAAACATTTTTATCTCAAAAAagctttgtttgaaaaaaaatatatgtcAGAGTGCAAAATTTCTTGTAGACATAACTTTTCCGTTTAAAAGATATGTTTGCAATAGCAAGCAATATTTGTTTTACAGCATTTAGGTTTACATAGCTGGCATGCAAACTATCATCAAATGTCGACTCACTGAATGTTAGCAAGCAAGTAAATGAGTAACAAGTCATAAAATTTAGCTAACCCTGCAGCTAATCTTCCTTTAGCAGCAAAATATAGACCTTGAAGtcttttgcatatttaatttagcaaagtttacaaataaattgaaaacaaaACTCAGTTAACGAGGTAGATTATGGTGCTGTCACAACATTGGTATAAGTGTAATTCTCCAAGTGGGATTATCTGTTCATGGTGCAAAGTTGGGATGACTCCAACTTTTATTGGAGCGATTGACTATTTTTTCAGTTACAAGTGTTTTTACCTTTTTTAATGTTAAAAGGAAGAGTGAAAACTTACCTAATTGACCCTTAGCAGTGCATCCTGGTGATTAATTCTCTAATAAATTCATTGCAATAGTTTCCCTATGTGAGATGCAAGAGGTCACCGGGCCACCTTCATAAATGCTTTGTTTGAACTTCGGCTGTTTTTTTTTTAGTTCTCAAGTCTTTTTTAAGGTTCTTCACATTAGTTACTATGTAACCACAGCCGCTAGGCATGATCtaaa
Coding sequences within:
- the LOC137402626 gene encoding uncharacterized protein, with product MPDNKAMANLPEFDNSTSVESYLERLEIYFAVNKVTGDSRQHMLLMGLKGYQYDTIRDLAAPQKPKDLTYSGLVDLVCKHFGTSKHWLVERLSFREMRQNSGENLNEYVSRLKRTARQCEFASSLDVNLVEQFLRGMRDTMLRSKLIALEESKLTDISVLLQEANAKVAIEQITLPDVKSEMNAVKRNCFSKGQAICGDCGLEQRINHKCPAKGLACFKCGGNSHLAKAPACPKNNIRAVEKAQKLFDYEDDDSLF